The following DNA comes from Chryseobacterium gallinarum.
GTGCCAACAGGGCCCAGCAGAAAGCTAAGTCTAAATCGAAAAGAAAGAAATAAGAAAACGGATAAAAAAATAGCGGCCCTGTTAAGCCGCTATTTTTTTTATTTCATATAAGGTTTCATTACCTTCGTCCAAATCTGGTAGCCTTCCGGTTTAAAGTGCAGCATATCTTCTACAAAAATATCCTTTCTTACATTCCCGTTTTCATCTTCCATAGCTTTGGTAACATCAATGAACTCAGCATTGGGTTCTTTTTCCATGAAAGCAGCAATCTTTTTATTAGCTTCCCTGATCTGTGGCCAGATCACTTCTCTGCTCGGAGAATATTTGATAGAAATGTAGTCTACTTCAATATGAGGGAATCTTTTTCGTATTTTCTTATAAAAAGATTTATACCTCTTAACTACTTCCTTTGCTTTCAACTGGTGATTGTCTGCAAAATCATTTTCACCACAGTAAATTATAATCTGTTTGGGTTGATAAGGAGCCAGCAGGTCATCTGCAAAATCATTAAGATCGGTAAGCCTGGAGCCGCCAAAACCTCTGTTGATAATTGTTTTATCCGGGAAATAGTCGGCTACATCGGTCCATTTTGTAAAAGAAGAACTTCCCAGAAAAAGAATGGCATTCTTGGGAGGCGGGTTCTGCTGGTCCTCTTTTTTGAAATTCTGAATGTCCTGCCAGAACATCGGCTTTTTTTCCTGCGAAAAGAAAAGGGCGAAAGACAGCAATAGAAATGCTGATAAAATCTTCTTCATTATATCAAATTTTAATTTCAGATAAAAATAATAAAAAACTCCCGATCAACGGGAGTTATGGTTTATCTTTTGTAAGTAATATAGACAATATCCGGAATTTTATCTCCGTCCTGGTCAAAGCTTCCAAATTTCTGAGCAACTCTCAGATCTTTGCTGGTTAATATATCAACCCGGTAATCTTTGTTTTCATCATTGTCAAACTTAATCCCCAAAATTTTGGATTCTTCATCATAGGTATATTTCCCTTCACTTTTTGCATTAGGCTGACAATCTGCTCCGGTTCCTGTGTAAGCAGTATAACTTACATAAAAATCGGTTCTGAAGAACAGGGTATTTTTGATACTGCATCCTTGTGGAGTAGTGGTAGAAAGTACTGTTTTATTATCTTTTCCTGAGATGACTTCCGTTTTAACCTCCTTCCAATCTCCTTTCATCATCTCCATTTCATAAGCTTGAAGATCATCATCTTTACAAGAGGTAAGCGCTACAGCAGAAAAGGCAAATAAAAGTAGTTGTTTTTTCATTTTTACAAATTTAAGAATATGCTAAAATATAAATAAATTTGAAATATCTGTAATGAAATTCTTGTTTTTTTAAACAAATGTTTATAAAAAAGATAATTCTTCAAAAGATAGAATGGTATGTTGTAAGAACAAAATATTGCTGTTAAATATTAACAAAGCGGGCTTTCAGCCCGCTTCCCATATTTTATCTGCAGAGACGAAACAAAAATAATATTTAATAGCTCATCTCAACAATCTTAAAAGCATCCTGAGGCGTTAATTTTCTGTATTCTCCAAGACCTGCCCAGTTTCTGTCTGTAAATGCTTTTTCCACTCTTTCAGCAGTTCCCTTATAATCTTCCGTATATTCCGAAAGTCTGGTCTTGATATGAAGACTGTGGAAAAACTCTTCCAGTTTTTTTATACCCATCTCTGCTTTTTCTTCTACTGTTCCATCTTTAATTCCCCATACTCTTTCAGCGTATTGTGCAAGCTTTCCTTTTTTGCTGTCAAAATTATAACGGTAATGTGATGGAGCAATAATCGCTAATGTTCTGGCATGGTCGATACCAAAATAAGCGGTAAGCTCATGTCCCATTGCATGTACAGCCCAGTCTGTAATTACTCCTTTCTGGATAAGCCCGTTTAAAGCCATTGTACAGCACCACATAAAATTTCCGGCAGCATCATAGTTGAAATCTTCAGCCAATACTTTAGGAGCTGTTTCCTGAAGACTGATCAGAATACTTTCCGCAATTCTTTCCTGCAGATCTGCAGAAGAAGGGGCAGTCATATATTGTTCCAATACATGGGTATAGGCGTCGGTAATGCCGTTTACAATCTGGTTTTTAGGAATAGATCTAACGACTTCAGGATCCAAAACAGAAAATTGGGGAAAAAGTCCTGGCCCTCCTGAAGAAAGCTTTTCGTTAGTTTCCCTTCTTGAGATAACGTATCCTGAATTCATTTCAGAACCGGTAGCAGGAAGCGTAAGAATACTTCCAAACGGCATTCCTTCCCCTTCGAATGTTCTTACCTGTTTTCTCAGGATATCCCAAGGCTCGCCGTTATATCTGGCCGCTGCAGAGATAAACTTTGTTCCGTCAATAACTGAGCCTCCTCCTACAGCAAGAAGATAGGTGACATTGTTTTCTTTAATAAAATCTATGGCTTTCGTCAGCACTTCATATTCAGGATTGGCAGGAACTCCGCCAAATTCATAGACCTCATGATCCTTAAGTGCTTCTTTTACCTGATCATATACCCCATTGTTTTTGATGCTTCCACCACCGTAGATCATTAATATTCTGGCTTCCTTAGGGATTTCATTGGAAATCTTGGCAATTTCACCTTTCCCGAAAAGTATTTTAGTCGGATTTTTAAACTCAAAATTAAGCATGTTCTAAATTTATTTTACCCAAATTTACGGAATGAAAAAAGAAAATTGAGTTAATGGAATTTTAAAATTACTATGGTTGATTTTCATGAAAGCTATTGCAGATCTTTCTGTCATCTGGATGAGACTTTTTTTATTGTTTTCTGAAGTTGGCCTTGTTCTTACAAAAATGAACCAAGCTATGAAGAAATACAATTTTCATCCTTTGCATACACTCCATTAGTTTTTGCCTCCAGTTTTCCGGTTTTCCTGTTGATTTTAACCCTAAAAGATTCTTTTACAGCAGGACAGCCCTTAGATTGTTTAAGGTATAAAGAAATATAGCGGTCTTCAATTTTGTAGGCTCCGGTAAAAAGGTTGGTGGTGTCTACCGTATACCCATATGTTTTTGCCAGTAAAAGAGCTTCAGGCAGATTGTCTACCGTTCCGATAAAATCTCTCAACTGCTGCTCGCTGGAAAAATAAACCGGTCTTTCATTTTTGCATGCAAGGATGTATGAAAAACAATTGTTACCTATACATTTTTGAAAAAATCCTTTTTCCGGAACAGGTTCATTAATCGTCATAAATTCAGGAGCCTGGCTTTCATAGATAACCGCTTTTTCATAATCGGTGTCGTTGCTGAGTACCCGCCAATAGGCATAATCTTTATCCGGTATGATGAATGGATAGAGTAGATCGATATTATCTAGAATTTCCGGGATTTTTTTGAAATCGGATGGAACAGCTTTCTGGCCGAAAACCATGCTGAATAATAACAATAAAGCCGGAAATAATACTCTCATTCAGTTATTTTTACAAATTTAACAAAGTTAAGAAGATTTATTGCAAGACAATTTTGTAATAGCCTTTTTCGTCTGTTACGTCAATTCCAATGCCCGTGAACGTTAATTTATTGATTTGAAAGCCATCACAACCTCCTTTAAATTCAGATGATTGGATGGAAAAATCCAGATTTTTAATATTAGAATAAAATTTATATTTTTTTGTTCCATTATAGGCCCCTACATTTTCTAAAATAACTTTATTGTCGGATGTTTTGGTCAATTGTATGTTGGCATTATTCTCGTCTTGAACTGAGTAGGTGGTCAATGTACCGTTGGTAATAAGATTTTCATGATTGGAGTTTACGAACTCAAAAACGATGGGTTGTGGCGCATTGTAACAATCTTTTTCACAAGAGATGAACAGCATTATTAAGAGTAGGAAAATGAATGTTTTTTTCATGTAGCGTGGGAATGGTGTGAAAAGTAAAATTAATGAATGTTTTGTAATCAGAATTATATTATACCTGAATTATTAAAACGAGCTCTAAATATTTTCAAAACTTGGGAAAGCTGATAATCTGTAATATCTAAATCATCGATGTTTATTTCTATCTTTTCGTCGTTGTGAAAGAAGTATAAATAATTTATTTCAGGTGAATATTTGACTATAACTTCATCAGGAATTGAATTTTCATCATATTTAATTTTATCATTTTTATGAAGGGAATATTCTTTATGAATGAAAACGACATTGATAAATGCACCAATGAAAAAAATAATAGAAAGAAGAATAAAATATTGCAGTAGATAAATACCTATGAATAAAGCTAAAATTCCTAAAATTGCATAAAAAATAATTCCGAATTTCATTTTTGGTTAAGTTTTTTACGAAGATACATTTAAAACTCAATATTGATGGGCCTCAAATGCATTAATACATCTCTAGCTTGATCTCGCCAACTTGCCCAAACGACTCAAAAAGTTGATCAAAACTTCATAGGATACCCTGTCACAATATTCCCACTGGCAATTTTCTTAAGTTTAGATTCCATCAGTTTCTTTGTTAATGTCTTCAGTCGGTTGATGTATAAAACTCCCTGAGTATGATCATACTCATGTTGAATAATTCTTGCCGTCATTCCTTTAAAAGTTTTGGTATGCTTTATAAAATTCCGGTCCAGATATTCAATCGTAATTTCCCAGGGCCTTTTTACCTTTTGAGAAAGTCCGGGAATGCTCAGGCACCCTTCATAATCTTCCCAGGCTTCTTCTGAACTATGGATTATTTTCGCATTGATAAAAGTTTCTTTTATTCCCTTATCACCTTTTTCGAAATACAGTATCTGATCTTCCGTATCCAGGTTTTGATAAGTGATCTGACTGTCAACAACGAAGAGTTGTAAAGGTTTCCCGATCTGGGGTGAAGCAAGTCCGCAACCATTGGCATTCTCCATTGTATCCCACATGTCATTTACCAATTGATGAATTTCCGGAGTAATTTCATTGATCTGGAGACATTTCTGTTTTAAAATATTATTTCCGTAAGCAAGGATAGGTAGATTCATTGTTGTATTTTCTGCAAAGTTCAGCAGAGCAGGAGAGATATACAATGAACCTATGTTAATTAATTTGCCTGCGGATCCTGCTTAAAGCCTGTGGAGTAACTCCAATATAGGAAGCAATATATTTGAGGGGAACACGCTGCAGAAGCTCAGGCTGCTCGGTAAATAATTGTAAATAACGCTGCTTAGCTGTAAACTTCAGTAAAGAAAGCTCTCTTTTGCTTTTGGATAAAAATAATTTTTCAGAGGCAAAACGGCCTAAATGATTACCAACGTTGGTTTCTTTGTAAACTTTCTGCAGGTCATCATAAGAAATCTGCCATGCCACGGTTTCTGTCAGTGCCTGCATTTCATATTCAGAAGGCGTTCGGGTAAGAAAAGAGTCATACGCACAGATAAACTCCTTTTCAAATCCAAAACCGAAAGTATAGCCATATTCATCATCAGGAATATAAGACCTTACCAGACCGGATTCTATAAAAGAAAGAAAATTTTCCGTACTGCCCTGCAATGTAATAATCTCATTCTTAGGAAATACTTTTCTGTGAAAGTGTTTTGCTATAAATGACCATTCGGATTCCTGCAGTTTTATAATCTGTTCATAATATTCTCTGATGTAGCCCATATTGGAAACTTTTCGGATGACTTTTGACCAATCTCTATACCCTAAGATGATCCAGGTTACAAATTTACAAAATGTTTGATTGGGAATCTGAGGAATAATTACTGTAATTTTATACCAACTTTTTTGTCAATTGTCAATTCAACTCATTGCAAAATCACTTACATTTGTTATTATGATACACGACCAACGCGCAGAAAAATTCAGGCAGATTGTGGAAAATAAGTTCCAGATCTACAATTCATTATTTATGAGCCTGCCATATGATAAAATGACCAATATCGGGATGTTGCTTCCCTTCCTTTATGAGGAAAGCAGAACCGGCTATGAAGCAGGAAAAACTCCCGAGATTATTGTAGAAGAATTTTTTAAAAATCATACAGACCTTGAGACTGAGGAGCAAAAGCTCGAACTGCTTTTTAAGATCATTCAATATATAGAAAGACAGGTGGTCTTGTTTGACAGTATTGAGGATGCAGCATTTCCCAACCTTCACTCCGAAAGCGATAACGGAACAGTCACCAATCTTTTTGAACGTTCTTTTCAGGACCATAAGCTTGAAAAAGTGCGCGAAAAGCTGAAGGACTTTAGTGTAAAAGTTGTATTCACAGCTCACCCTACACAATTTTATCCGAGTTCAGTACAACGTATTATCCAGGACCTGAGGGGAGCCATTACCAGTGATTCCGTTACCCAGATCGATATGCTTTTACAACAGTTGGGAAAAACACCTTTTGTGAACAAAGAGAAACCCACACCGATTGACGAAGCACTGAGCATTATTTCGTATTTGAGATACGTGTACTATGATACCATCGGAGAATTATTTACAAAAATTAAAAAAACGTTTGGAAACGGACATTTTCATTTACACGAAGACATCATCCAGCTTGGTTTCTGGCCGGGTGGTGACAGGGATGGAAACCCTTTCGTAACAGCAGATGTTACCAAAAGAGTGGCAGAAGAACTTCGTTCTGCCATTCTGAAGTCCTATTACAGTCATTTAAAGTTTATCAGGAGAAGGCTGAGTTTCAGGGGAGTTTCAGAGATCCTGACTCAATTGAGTGAAGAATTGTATGCTGCTATTTTCAATGGAAAAAGCATTACTGCAGAAGATATTTTAGCAAAAGCAGATGAAGCTGAAAATATATTAATTCATGAACACAATTCTTTGTTTCTTGATCTTTTGACCAATTTCAGGGACCGGGTGAGAATTTTCGGGACTCATTTTGCAACGCTGGATATCCGGCAGGACAGCCGGATTCATCAGAAAGCAATTGATGAAGTATTTGCCAGACTTTACGGAAATGAGGAAGCTGACCCGCAACAGAAATTTACCCGACTGATTCAGGTTTCTGAAAAAATAAATCCCGATGATTTTGAGGATATTGTAAAAGATACACTGCTGACAGTTTCCCAGGTTTCTGAAATTCAGAATGTAAATGGTCTCAGAGGAATGAACCGTTATATCATTTCCAATTCTGATGCTGTAAAAGATGTTATGAATGTATATGCATTCTTCAAAGTTTGCGGATATAAAGACGAAGAGATCAATATGGATATCGTTCCCCTTTTTGAAACCATGGAAGGCCTTGCCAATGCCGAAAATGTAATGAATGAACTATATCAGAATCCTGTATATAAAAAACATATTGAAAGAAGAGGGAATCAGCAGACTATTATGCTTGGTTTTTCTGATGGAACCAAAGATGGAGGATATTTAAAAGCTAACTGGGAAATTTATAAGGCAAAAGAACTTTTAACAAAACTTTCTGAACAGCATCATATCAAAGTCATTTTCTTTGACGGAAGAGGAGGTCCTCCTGCAAGGGGTGGAGGAAAAACCCACGATTTTTACGCATCACAAGGTAAAACCATTGCCAATAATAAAATTGAATTAACAATTCAGGGGCAGACTATTACCAGTATTTTCGGAAATAAAGAACAGGCTAAGTATAATTTTGAACAGCTTTTAACAGCAGGAGTTGAAAATGATGTCTTTAAAAATGCTAAAAAAGAACTTACGGAAAAAGAAAGAAAACTGATTGCTGAACTGGCGGAAATCAGCTACAAAAAATACGCAGATCTGAAAGCCCACCCTATGTTTGTTCCCTATCTTCAGGAAATGAGTACACTGGAATACTATGGAAAAACAAATATCGGAAGCCGTCCTTCCAAAAGAGGAAACGGAAGTGAACTGAAGTTTGAAGATTTGAGAGCCATTCCATTTGTGGGATCATGGTCCCAGCTGAAGCAAAATGTGCCGGGATTCTTCGGCTTTGGATATGCCATGCAGCAAATGAAAGAGCAGGGAAGATTTGAAGAAGTAAGAGAATTATACAAAGGTTCGGACTTTTTTAAAACATTGGTTCTAAACTCCATGATGAGTATGAACAAATCTTATTTTCCCTTGACATATTATATCAAAAACAATCCGAAATTCGGCACATTCTGGAATATCCTTTTTGATGAATACGAACTTTCAAAAGATATTATGCTTGAGCTGACCGGATTTAAAATGCTTCAGGAAGAAGATCCGCTATCCAGAAAATCAGTAAAAATCCGTGAAAAAATTGTTCTTCCGTTATTGAGTATTCAACAATACGCCTTGATGAAGATTCAAAAAGGAGAAGGAGATAAAGGCGCCTATGAAAAGCTGGTGACGCGTTCTTTATTCGGAAATATTAATGCCAGCAGAAACTCAGCGTAATGATTAAATACGGCAATATTATCAATTGGAACGGGCTTCAGCCCGTTCTATTATTATTAACCAATCCATCGGCTTTAGCCGGAAACTTATAGAGAGTAACTTTATTCTTTAATAAATTTTTCATAATAGATCTTATCCTTTGCCTGAATCTTCAGATAATACGTTCCTTTTGAAAAATCTGCCACATTCATGGATTTTTGATTACTATTTTTTCTGATGAGCCTTCCCAGATTATCATAAACTTCCAATGTTTTAATCTCATTTTTTGAGGTAATATTCAAAACATTTTTAACAGGATTAGGGAAAATACTGAATTTTTCTTTTTTCAAAGCCTCAGAAGTATCCAAAACAGAACTGTAAAGACTACCGAAATTCAGGATACCATATCCTATCTGGTCTGTATGATTAGGATATAGGGAAGCTGTTTGCCGTAGTTTCAATCTGATCTGATCCCTGTTCATCGAAGGAAAGGCCTGAATGAAACAAGCTACGCCTCCTGCTGCAATAGGAGTAGCAATAGAGGTCCCGTTTACAGTGAGGGTAGATCCGTCATATACAGTGGTGGTAGCAGTACCTTGTGTGCTTCCGTCAGGTTTTATCACTCCAAGGGAATTAGGACCATATGAAGAAAAATCTGATGAGATTCCGGCAGTATCTACCGATCCGATACTAAATACTTTTTCATGATCTGAAGGGGTCAGCAGATAATGCCAGGGTTGCTGCCCGGAATTTCCGGATGCTGCAAGAACGAATATTCCTTTTTCTGCTGCAATTCCGGCTGCCCGTGCAATAAAAGAGGTGCTTCCGTTCATATCAGCATAAGTGTAATTGTATTGAGGGTCGTCAAAAACATTGTAGCCCAGTGATGTAGTAATAATTTCTACCCCTTTTCTGTCAGCTTCTTCAGCAGCTTCAATCCAGTACATTTCCTCTTCAGGAACTTCTACTGCCGCGTTTTCACTCCGGTAAAGATAAAAATCAGCATCGGGGGCGGAACCTACAAATATATTTTCCAGATATCCTCCTATAGTTCCCAATACCACAGTACCATGTGAACTTAAAGATGGGTTATAGATATCATTGGTTTTGGTGACAAAATCATAACCGGCTTTAATCTGGTTATTAGTCCACAATCTGGAAAATGCACTGCCAGTATTTACCGTTGGAAAACCTGCATCAATAACAGCAATGGAAACTCCGGTTCCGGTATATCCTGCCACATGAAGGGGACGTATATTCACCTGGTCAATCTGGGCTGTACCAGATCCGTAATTGAAGGTTGTGAGTGTTTTCTGAGTGGTTGAATGATCTTTCCATTTATCAACCGGCTTAATTGTGCCTCCTGTTGATCCGTTTCTGGCAAAACTTTCGACAGATTGCACGAAAGGCTGGGCCTGCAGAAGAGAAACCTGTGCAGGAGTTGCCTGTACAGCCGCACCATTAAGCCACTTTGAATAATCTGTGACAGTAAAGCCAAGATTCTGAAGGTTTTGCAGATATGATTGTTCAATGGGAGCATCCTGATCATTGAGCGGAATTCCCAATGTGGTGCGTCTGTTGAGAGACTTTTGTGTCAGTTCTGAAAGTGGATTGGCATAAAATGCCGACTTATTGGGCTTATCCGTAAAGTATACAAAAACAAGCCTTGTTTGAGCCGGAATATGAAGATAACCGGTTAAGAAACAAAAAAGTAAAAATTTTTTCATAGGAATATTTTGTATAAAGATAAAAACAAAACCAATAAAATTTTTGATAGGATTTTAAATTCCTTATTTTTACACAAATATTTATTTTATGAAAAAAATTCAGATGGTTGACTTGCAAAGTCAGTATTACAAAATAAAGAATGATGTAGACAATGCAGTTTTAAATGTAATGGATTCGGCAGCTTTTATTAACGGCCCTGAAGTAAAGTCTTTCCAGAATGAATTGGAGTCTTATTTAGACGTAAAGCATGTAATTCCATGTGCCAATGGAACCGATGCATTACAGATCGCTTTAATGGCTTTAGACCTGAAAGAAGGAGATGAAGTAATTACTGCTGATTTTACTTTTGCAGCAACAGTGGAGGTTATTCATCTGCTTAAACTAAAATCTGTTTTAGTAGATGTTGACTATGATACATTTACCATTTCAACAGATCAGATCAGAAAAGCAATTACCCCGAAAACAAAAGCAATTATCCCTGTACATATATTCGGGCAATGTGCCAATATGGAAGAAATATTGAAAATTGCTGAAGAACACAACCTATACGTTATAGAAGATAATGCACAGGCAATAGGAGCAGAATACACGTTCTCCGATGGAACAGTAAAATATGCAGGGACAATGTCTACGGTAGGTACCACTTCTTTCTTTCCTTCAAAAAATTTAGGATGCTATGGTGATGGCGGAGCTATCTTTACCAATAATGACGAATTGGCCCACCGCCTGAGAGGAATTGTAAATCATGGAATGTATGAAAGATATTATCATGATGAGGTAGGAGTGAACTCTCGTTTGGATAGTATCCAGGCTGCTGTTTTAAGAAAAAAACTCCCACACCTGGATTCTTATAACGAAGCAAGAAGGAAAGCCGCAGATTATTATGATGAAGCATTTGCCAATCATCCTCATATTCTTACCCCTGTAAGATCTGAAAGCTCCACCCATGTATTCCACCAGTATACCTTAAGAATTCTTAACGGTAAACGAAATGAACTGCAAAAATTCCTTGCTGAAAAAGAAATTCCGGCAATGATTTATTACCCTGTAGCATTAAGAAAACAAAAAGCATATTTTCAGGAAAGTAATGATGCCGATTTTGTGAATACAGATAAGCTCCTGGATCAGGTTATCTCTTTACCAATGCATACTGAGCTGGATGAAGAGCAGTTGAAATATATTACAGACGCGGTACTTGAGTTTATGAAGTAGAAAGTATTTATATATAAGCTAGTTGATCATTTAATAGAGATTGCCGGTTTAAAATTTTACTTTATAAAATCAGTATTAATTCGGATTATTTAGTAATTTCGACATATTATTTATAATGAAAAATAAGTGGAATTAATAAATGATATAGAAAAACACAAAGATTAAAAAATAAAAATGGCAATACTTGTTACAGGAGGACTTGGATATATTGGTTCCCACACGGTAGTGGAACTTATCAATAATGGTTTTGAGGTCATTATCGTAGATGATTTATCCAATTCAGAAAGATTTATTTTAAATAATATAGAGGAAATTACAGGCAAAAAGCCTGTTTTTTATCCTTTTGACTTAAAAAGAAAAGAACTTCTTACCCAGGTTTTTGATGCCCACCATATTGATGGTTGTATCAATTTTGCAGCTTCCAAAGCAGTGGGGGAGAGCCAGGTGAT
Coding sequences within:
- a CDS encoding GDSL-type esterase/lipase family protein — translated: MKKILSAFLLLSFALFFSQEKKPMFWQDIQNFKKEDQQNPPPKNAILFLGSSSFTKWTDVADYFPDKTIINRGFGGSRLTDLNDFADDLLAPYQPKQIIIYCGENDFADNHQLKAKEVVKRYKSFYKKIRKRFPHIEVDYISIKYSPSREVIWPQIREANKKIAAFMEKEPNAEFIDVTKAMEDENGNVRKDIFVEDMLHFKPEGYQIWTKVMKPYMK
- a CDS encoding lipocalin-like domain-containing protein, producing the protein MKKQLLLFAFSAVALTSCKDDDLQAYEMEMMKGDWKEVKTEVISGKDNKTVLSTTTPQGCSIKNTLFFRTDFYVSYTAYTGTGADCQPNAKSEGKYTYDEESKILGIKFDNDENKDYRVDILTSKDLRVAQKFGSFDQDGDKIPDIVYITYKR
- a CDS encoding iron-containing alcohol dehydrogenase codes for the protein MLNFEFKNPTKILFGKGEIAKISNEIPKEARILMIYGGGSIKNNGVYDQVKEALKDHEVYEFGGVPANPEYEVLTKAIDFIKENNVTYLLAVGGGSVIDGTKFISAAARYNGEPWDILRKQVRTFEGEGMPFGSILTLPATGSEMNSGYVISRRETNEKLSSGGPGLFPQFSVLDPEVVRSIPKNQIVNGITDAYTHVLEQYMTAPSSADLQERIAESILISLQETAPKVLAEDFNYDAAGNFMWCCTMALNGLIQKGVITDWAVHAMGHELTAYFGIDHARTLAIIAPSHYRYNFDSKKGKLAQYAERVWGIKDGTVEEKAEMGIKKLEEFFHSLHIKTRLSEYTEDYKGTAERVEKAFTDRNWAGLGEYRKLTPQDAFKIVEMSY
- the def gene encoding peptide deformylase — its product is MNLPILAYGNNILKQKCLQINEITPEIHQLVNDMWDTMENANGCGLASPQIGKPLQLFVVDSQITYQNLDTEDQILYFEKGDKGIKETFINAKIIHSSEEAWEDYEGCLSIPGLSQKVKRPWEITIEYLDRNFIKHTKTFKGMTARIIQHEYDHTQGVLYINRLKTLTKKLMESKLKKIASGNIVTGYPMKF
- a CDS encoding Crp/Fnr family transcriptional regulator, whose protein sequence is MGYIREYYEQIIKLQESEWSFIAKHFHRKVFPKNEIITLQGSTENFLSFIESGLVRSYIPDDEYGYTFGFGFEKEFICAYDSFLTRTPSEYEMQALTETVAWQISYDDLQKVYKETNVGNHLGRFASEKLFLSKSKRELSLLKFTAKQRYLQLFTEQPELLQRVPLKYIASYIGVTPQALSRIRRQIN
- a CDS encoding phosphoenolpyruvate carboxylase; this encodes MIHDQRAEKFRQIVENKFQIYNSLFMSLPYDKMTNIGMLLPFLYEESRTGYEAGKTPEIIVEEFFKNHTDLETEEQKLELLFKIIQYIERQVVLFDSIEDAAFPNLHSESDNGTVTNLFERSFQDHKLEKVREKLKDFSVKVVFTAHPTQFYPSSVQRIIQDLRGAITSDSVTQIDMLLQQLGKTPFVNKEKPTPIDEALSIISYLRYVYYDTIGELFTKIKKTFGNGHFHLHEDIIQLGFWPGGDRDGNPFVTADVTKRVAEELRSAILKSYYSHLKFIRRRLSFRGVSEILTQLSEELYAAIFNGKSITAEDILAKADEAENILIHEHNSLFLDLLTNFRDRVRIFGTHFATLDIRQDSRIHQKAIDEVFARLYGNEEADPQQKFTRLIQVSEKINPDDFEDIVKDTLLTVSQVSEIQNVNGLRGMNRYIISNSDAVKDVMNVYAFFKVCGYKDEEINMDIVPLFETMEGLANAENVMNELYQNPVYKKHIERRGNQQTIMLGFSDGTKDGGYLKANWEIYKAKELLTKLSEQHHIKVIFFDGRGGPPARGGGKTHDFYASQGKTIANNKIELTIQGQTITSIFGNKEQAKYNFEQLLTAGVENDVFKNAKKELTEKERKLIAELAEISYKKYADLKAHPMFVPYLQEMSTLEYYGKTNIGSRPSKRGNGSELKFEDLRAIPFVGSWSQLKQNVPGFFGFGYAMQQMKEQGRFEEVRELYKGSDFFKTLVLNSMMSMNKSYFPLTYYIKNNPKFGTFWNILFDEYELSKDIMLELTGFKMLQEEDPLSRKSVKIREKIVLPLLSIQQYALMKIQKGEGDKGAYEKLVTRSLFGNINASRNSA
- a CDS encoding S8/S53 family peptidase, with amino-acid sequence MKKFLLFCFLTGYLHIPAQTRLVFVYFTDKPNKSAFYANPLSELTQKSLNRRTTLGIPLNDQDAPIEQSYLQNLQNLGFTVTDYSKWLNGAAVQATPAQVSLLQAQPFVQSVESFARNGSTGGTIKPVDKWKDHSTTQKTLTTFNYGSGTAQIDQVNIRPLHVAGYTGTGVSIAVIDAGFPTVNTGSAFSRLWTNNQIKAGYDFVTKTNDIYNPSLSSHGTVVLGTIGGYLENIFVGSAPDADFYLYRSENAAVEVPEEEMYWIEAAEEADRKGVEIITTSLGYNVFDDPQYNYTYADMNGSTSFIARAAGIAAEKGIFVLAASGNSGQQPWHYLLTPSDHEKVFSIGSVDTAGISSDFSSYGPNSLGVIKPDGSTQGTATTTVYDGSTLTVNGTSIATPIAAGGVACFIQAFPSMNRDQIRLKLRQTASLYPNHTDQIGYGILNFGSLYSSVLDTSEALKKEKFSIFPNPVKNVLNITSKNEIKTLEVYDNLGRLIRKNSNQKSMNVADFSKGTYYLKIQAKDKIYYEKFIKE
- a CDS encoding DegT/DnrJ/EryC1/StrS family aminotransferase yields the protein MKKIQMVDLQSQYYKIKNDVDNAVLNVMDSAAFINGPEVKSFQNELESYLDVKHVIPCANGTDALQIALMALDLKEGDEVITADFTFAATVEVIHLLKLKSVLVDVDYDTFTISTDQIRKAITPKTKAIIPVHIFGQCANMEEILKIAEEHNLYVIEDNAQAIGAEYTFSDGTVKYAGTMSTVGTTSFFPSKNLGCYGDGGAIFTNNDELAHRLRGIVNHGMYERYYHDEVGVNSRLDSIQAAVLRKKLPHLDSYNEARRKAADYYDEAFANHPHILTPVRSESSTHVFHQYTLRILNGKRNELQKFLAEKEIPAMIYYPVALRKQKAYFQESNDADFVNTDKLLDQVISLPMHTELDEEQLKYITDAVLEFMK